A window of Hordeum vulgare subsp. vulgare chromosome 5H, MorexV3_pseudomolecules_assembly, whole genome shotgun sequence genomic DNA:
ccttcctcttctccttccccCTCCCCGACGCCGGCGCAGCCGTCCCTGCCGCTCTCGCCGTTCAACGAGCGCCTCGACGCGGCCTACATCGCCTTCCAGGCGTGGAAGCACGCCATCACCGAGGACCCCAAGAACCTGACCGCTGACTGGTGCGGCCCCTTCGTGTGCAACTACACCGGCGTGTTCTGTGCCGCCGCGCCGGACGACCCGTGCATCCTCACCGTCGCGGGCGTCGACCTCAACCACGGCCGCATCGCCGGCGTCCTCACCGACCACCTCGGCTTCCTCGCCGACCTCGCGGTCCTCCACCTCAACTCCAACCGGTTCCACGGCACGCTGCCGACGTCCATGCAGCACATGCGTCTCCTCTACGAGCTCGACGTCAGCAACAACCTCCTCTCCGGCGCGTTCCCGTCGTTCCTCACCTCCCTGCCGTCGCTCAAGTATCTCGACCTCCGGTTCAACGACTTCGACGGCGAGCTCCCGGACGCCGTGTTCGGCCGGCAGCTCAGCCTGGACGCGCTGTTCGCCAACGACAACCGCTTCAACGTGTCGCTGGCGTCGGGGAGCCTGACCAACTCCACGGCGTCGGTCATCGTGCTCGCCAACACCAAGCTGGCCGGCTGCCTGCCCCCGAGCATCGGCGACATGGCCGACACGCTGGTGGAGCTCATCCTGCTCAACACCAGCATCAGCTCCTGCATCCCGCCGGAGATCGGCAAGCTGAAGAAGCTCAAGGTGCTCGACCTCAGCCACAACGAGTTCGCGGGGGAGCTGCCGGAGAGCATCGGCGACATGGAGAGCCTGGAGGTGATCAACGTGGGGTACAACATGCTGACCGGCGCGGTGCCGGAGACCATCTGCTTGCTGCCGAACCTGAAGAACCTGACAGTCGTGGGCAACTACTTCTGCGAGGAGCCGGTGTCCTGCCTCCACGTCCCCCGCCGCGACGACCGGATGAACTGCATCCCCGACTGGCCGCACCAGCGCTCGCACGAGCAGTGCATCGCCTTCGAGCACCGCCCGCCGGTGCACTGCGGCGCCGACGGCTGCATCCTTCCGCCGCCGTGAAAGGCTTGCTGCCTGTTTCTGCAGCGTGCATGGACGCGCCCTACGTACCGACGTACGCATGACGACGACGCGTGGTTGGTGTTAGCGGTACACGTACGTACGACAATTCTAAGCTGCATTTGTGGGG
This region includes:
- the LOC123398265 gene encoding leucine-rich repeat extensin-like protein 6, with the translated sequence MSPLSKPRSATRALKHIILLSLLLPCLPQPLPSSSPSPSPTPAQPSLPLSPFNERLDAAYIAFQAWKHAITEDPKNLTADWCGPFVCNYTGVFCAAAPDDPCILTVAGVDLNHGRIAGVLTDHLGFLADLAVLHLNSNRFHGTLPTSMQHMRLLYELDVSNNLLSGAFPSFLTSLPSLKYLDLRFNDFDGELPDAVFGRQLSLDALFANDNRFNVSLASGSLTNSTASVIVLANTKLAGCLPPSIGDMADTLVELILLNTSISSCIPPEIGKLKKLKVLDLSHNEFAGELPESIGDMESLEVINVGYNMLTGAVPETICLLPNLKNLTVVGNYFCEEPVSCLHVPRRDDRMNCIPDWPHQRSHEQCIAFEHRPPVHCGADGCILPPP